A genomic window from Methanothrix sp. includes:
- a CDS encoding FprA family A-type flavoprotein, which translates to MIREICKNVFQVGAIDWDRRLFDALIPLPEGTSYNSYLVKGSEKTVLIDAVDPSKKDVLLENLQVLHVDHIDYIISQHAEQDHSGAIKFLIERYGSTVLGSQKCIELLLDFGIASKDHLRSVSDGETLSLGDMTLEFISAPWVHWPDTMFTYLRERRVLFTCDFLGAHLATSDLFAWNHESAKRYYAEIMMPFRANARRHLERVRALAPEIIAPSHGPLHNRPDIVMNAYSDWTSDDVKNLVVVPFVSMHGSTEKMVTHLVDALIDRGVSVRRFDLTKTDTGALAASLVDAATIVFGTPAFITRPHPLISYAAILANALRPKARFASIIGSYGWGARIVEEMRSLMPNLKMEIIEPVIVKGYPKDDDLRAIERLADEILRRHREIGLL; encoded by the coding sequence ATGATCCGAGAGATATGTAAGAACGTCTTCCAGGTGGGCGCGATCGACTGGGACAGGCGGCTCTTCGATGCGCTCATACCACTGCCGGAGGGCACCAGCTACAACTCGTATCTAGTAAAAGGCAGCGAAAAGACCGTGCTGATAGATGCGGTTGATCCCAGCAAGAAGGACGTGCTGCTTGAGAACCTCCAGGTGCTACATGTTGATCACATCGATTACATAATCTCCCAGCATGCGGAGCAGGACCACTCCGGCGCGATAAAGTTCCTGATCGAGAGGTACGGTTCCACAGTTCTCGGATCGCAGAAGTGCATCGAGCTTCTTCTCGACTTTGGCATCGCCTCAAAGGATCACCTGCGCTCTGTGAGCGATGGCGAGACACTCTCCCTGGGAGATATGACACTTGAGTTCATAAGCGCGCCATGGGTCCACTGGCCTGATACAATGTTCACGTATCTCCGGGAGAGGAGAGTGCTCTTCACATGCGACTTTCTAGGCGCACATCTCGCGACCAGCGATCTCTTCGCATGGAATCATGAGAGCGCAAAGAGGTACTACGCTGAGATAATGATGCCATTCAGGGCTAACGCGAGGAGGCATCTCGAGCGTGTCAGAGCGCTGGCACCAGAGATCATCGCGCCGAGCCACGGCCCGTTACACAACAGGCCAGATATCGTGATGAATGCATATTCAGATTGGACATCTGATGATGTGAAGAATCTGGTCGTGGTCCCGTTTGTATCGATGCACGGCTCCACGGAGAAGATGGTGACCCATCTGGTAGATGCGCTGATCGATCGAGGTGTCTCAGTAAGACGGTTCGATCTCACGAAGACCGATACCGGCGCGCTTGCAGCATCGCTTGTGGACGCTGCCACCATAGTCTTCGGGACTCCTGCGTTCATAACAAGGCCGCATCCTCTGATCTCATACGCTGCCATCCTGGCGAATGCGCTGAGGCCGAAGGCGAGGTTCGCATCGATAATCGGATCCTATGGATGGGGGGCAAGGATCGTTGAGGAGATGAGATCGCTCATGCCAAACCTGAAGATGGAGATCATTGAGCCTGTCATAGTTAAGGGATATCCAAAGGATGACGATCTCAGGGCGATCGAGCGGCTTGCAGATGAGATCCTGCGGAGGCACAGGGAAATCGGGCTGCTCTGA
- a CDS encoding N-glycosylase/DNA lyase codes for MTTHEIEQLKELHGELEDVIEARLKEFDQLWLNADEDRLFEELVFCLLTPQSRARSCWAAVERLSSMGKLRCPAHGEIQRELRGVRFSRRKAEYICMARKLFTVDGRLSVRSHVDPKNPLQTREWLVGNVKGMGYKEASHFLRNIGLGRDLAILDRHILKSLVRFGVIPDIPKSMSRSRYLKIEAAMADFARSISIPMSHLDMVLWYMGAGEVFK; via the coding sequence ATGACCACACACGAGATCGAGCAGCTGAAGGAGCTGCACGGTGAGCTGGAGGATGTCATAGAGGCCAGGCTGAAGGAGTTCGATCAGCTCTGGCTGAATGCCGATGAGGATAGGCTCTTCGAGGAGCTGGTCTTCTGTCTCCTGACGCCACAGTCGAGAGCAAGATCATGCTGGGCAGCAGTCGAGAGACTATCATCGATGGGAAAGCTCCGCTGTCCAGCTCATGGTGAGATACAGAGGGAGCTGAGAGGAGTCAGGTTCAGCCGCAGGAAGGCAGAGTACATATGCATGGCTAGGAAGCTGTTCACAGTGGATGGAAGGCTCTCGGTGAGATCTCACGTGGATCCCAAGAATCCATTACAGACGCGCGAATGGCTCGTCGGAAACGTGAAGGGGATGGGATACAAGGAGGCGAGCCACTTCCTGAGGAACATCGGCCTTGGCAGGGATCTGGCAATACTCGACAGGCACATCCTGAAGAGCCTGGTCCGGTTTGGAGTTATACCGGACATCCCGAAATCGATGAGCAGGAGCAGGTATCTCAAGATAGAGGCAGCGATGGCGGATTTCGCGCGCAGCATCAGCATACCGATGTCGCATCTCGATATGGTCCTGTGGTACATGGGTGCTGGGGAGGTGTTCAAGTAA
- a CDS encoding thiamine pyrophosphate-dependent enzyme, translating into MKQIHQALRDVGVGYVAYVPGYPVTDLAQSLGAEIAVNEKVAFECALGASATGVRSLVIVKQLGMNILADPLVISATHTTGAGIVVLVGDDLGPRGSQVEMDSRYYGPLTELPVLDPSAQDLYRAVTEAFRVSEELSIPAILRITSDVLEDSSTEPATGQNIPASLQQTPRRFDRSIWDLTAKGRHQRHLVRVLPALSEASESSTRIKLRGDTGVIASGSVVPLAEAVCEETGSSLLATLYSHPLPMRAIERFLRMHRLVLVAEGPAPFMESHLKDVRGRLTGHLPYGSIKEKDLRTAISLIHISDLRGSMEMETAAGRPARRSICQGCPFMPLYAVLSRMYLPIAGDAGCTILSLRMGAVDMVYGLGSSIGVASGFREKGIAIVGDYALAHTGLQGLINAIWHRKNVLVGVIWNRVAAMTGFQEVFDLEPILKALVPWLRVVEMPAPEQEIERILREELRSPGVSLVIFKGRCSRSISPQDANESTGEHDVYVHPS; encoded by the coding sequence TTGAAGCAGATACATCAGGCCCTGAGGGATGTGGGCGTGGGTTACGTGGCATATGTGCCAGGCTATCCGGTAACAGATCTCGCTCAGTCCCTAGGCGCAGAGATCGCTGTGAACGAGAAGGTCGCATTCGAGTGCGCACTGGGGGCGTCCGCCACCGGCGTCAGATCTCTGGTCATCGTGAAGCAGCTGGGCATGAACATACTCGCTGATCCGCTTGTCATCTCCGCGACCCACACCACCGGTGCTGGTATCGTGGTCCTGGTCGGCGACGATCTCGGCCCGAGGGGCTCGCAGGTCGAGATGGACAGCAGGTACTACGGCCCGCTGACAGAGCTGCCGGTTCTCGATCCATCAGCTCAAGATCTCTACAGAGCTGTTACCGAGGCATTCCGGGTATCAGAGGAGCTATCCATACCTGCAATATTAAGAATCACATCAGATGTGCTGGAGGACTCAAGCACTGAGCCAGCTACCGGGCAGAATATACCTGCATCTCTCCAGCAGACGCCCAGGCGCTTCGACCGATCCATCTGGGATCTGACAGCAAAGGGGCGCCACCAGAGGCACCTTGTGAGGGTTCTACCGGCTCTGAGCGAGGCCTCTGAGTCATCAACCCGCATAAAGCTACGCGGGGATACGGGCGTGATAGCCTCTGGCTCTGTGGTTCCGCTGGCGGAGGCTGTCTGCGAGGAGACCGGATCGTCGCTGCTGGCCACGCTCTACTCCCATCCGCTTCCCATGAGGGCTATCGAGCGGTTCCTGCGCATGCACCGGCTCGTCCTTGTGGCAGAGGGCCCGGCGCCGTTCATGGAGTCTCATCTGAAAGACGTGCGCGGGCGGCTTACAGGCCATCTGCCGTATGGATCCATCAAAGAAAAGGATCTCAGAACTGCGATCAGCCTGATCCACATCTCCGATCTGAGAGGAAGCATGGAGATGGAGACCGCTGCCGGCCGTCCCGCAAGGAGATCCATCTGTCAGGGGTGTCCGTTTATGCCCCTCTACGCTGTTCTCTCAAGGATGTATCTCCCGATCGCGGGTGATGCGGGATGCACGATACTCTCCCTGAGGATGGGGGCCGTGGACATGGTCTACGGCCTCGGCTCATCGATCGGAGTCGCATCTGGCTTCAGGGAGAAGGGGATCGCGATCGTTGGGGATTACGCGCTCGCTCACACCGGCCTTCAGGGACTGATCAATGCGATCTGGCACAGAAAGAATGTGCTTGTGGGCGTGATCTGGAACCGCGTCGCTGCAATGACCGGCTTCCAGGAGGTCTTCGATCTCGAGCCTATCCTCAAAGCTCTTGTTCCCTGGCTGAGGGTTGTGGAGATGCCAGCACCGGAGCAGGAGATCGAGCGGATTCTCAGAGAGGAGCTCAGGTCCCCGGGAGTATCGCTTGTGATATTCAAGGGCAGGTGCAGCCGATCGATCAGTCCGCAGGATGCGAATGAGTCGACAGGTGAACATGATGTCTATGTGCATCCCTCCTGA